A window of the Tiliqua scincoides isolate rTilSci1 chromosome 5, rTilSci1.hap2, whole genome shotgun sequence genome harbors these coding sequences:
- the ZNF768 gene encoding zinc finger protein 768, with protein sequence MEGGAPPAPSPPLQLGGAPGGSVYLLLPLAVPAGRSLVLKPAHGTNSAWILSLSGEGKNKAESPSKMDMEWHGTLSGSPKWGRNKGDSAKDEPAQGKEEFKEPTSSLSHKAKSYKCSDCGKSYHRSTDLLRHQRTHTGERPYLCLDCGKSFSRSSILLEHQRIHTGEKPYKCHHCGQGFSQSSNRNQHERTHSKERTGTQVRWGLNRQRAECQRNRPKSLLRTEKSLAAKPGSAESQASEESPSMNNKVVVRHQRSHLVEKPYRCPQCGKCFARSTDFIRHHITHTGEKPYTCVKCGKSFTRSSVLIEHQRTHTGERPYKCRVCGKGFSQNSNRNQHETIHQVMRPSRRFLNGSETLNWDTGLTR encoded by the exons ATGGAGGGTGgggctccccctgccccatctcccccTCTGCAGCTCGGGGGGGCGCCTGGTGGCTCAGTGTACCTGCTTCTGCCTCTGGCTGTCCCTGCAGGACGATCCCTGGTGCTCAAGCCAG CACATGGCACAAATTCGGCTTGGATTCTGTCTCTCTCTGGTGAAGGTAAGAATAAAGCAGAAAGTCCCTCCAAAATGGACATGGAATGGCATGGGACACTGTCAGGGAGCCCCAAGTGGGGAAGAAATAAAGGGGACTCAGCAAAAGACGAACCAGCTCAGGGTAAAGAGGAATTCAAGGAGCCCACGAGTTCTCTGTCCCACAAGGCAAAATCCTACAAGTGCTCCGACTGTGGAAAAAGTTATCACAGAAGCACGGATCTCCTGAGGCACCAGAGAACCCATACTGGAGAAAGGCCCTATCTGTGCCTTgactgtgggaagagcttcagccGGAGCTCAATTCTCCTTGAACATCAGAGAATCCATACAGGTGAGAAGCCTTACAAATGCCACCATTGTGGGCAAGGGTTTAGTCAAAGCTCCAACCGTAACCAGCATGAGAGGACTCACAGCAAGGAGAGAACAGGCACTCAAGTGCGCTGGGGACTGAATCGGCAAAGGGCAGAATGCCAGAGGAACAGGCCAAAAAGCCTGTTGAGAACGGAAAAGAGTTTGGCAGCCAAACCAGGATCTGCAGAATCTCAGGCCTCTGAGGAAAGCCCCTCTATGAACAATAAAGTAGTGGTGAGACACCAGAGAAGCCACCTGGTTGAGAAGCCTTATAGGTGCCCTCAGTGTGGGAAATGCTTTGCACGCAGCACGGATTTCATCCGGCACCATAtcactcacacaggagagaagccctataCCTGTGTAAAATGTGGCAAGAGTTTTACACGCAGCTCTGTTCTCATTGAGCACCAgcgaacccacacaggagaaagGCCTTACAAATGCAGGGTGTGCGGGAAGGGTTTCAGCCAAAACTCCAACCGTAACCAGCATGAGACAATTCATCAGGTTATGAGACCTTCCAGGCGTTTCCTAAATGGCAGTGAAACTTTAAACTGGGACACAGGACTCACCAGATAG
- the PRR14 gene encoding proline-rich protein 14 isoform X2, translating into MECPLLESAPEGDPQPSSTFQRKVRRRRVIIYRPAAEEQGSPTLCQKPLEQGRTSSLPCGDASRSPTKRQRLQQGSPLVVERNGGVYGRMGETLWHVASPMEKKQRKVLAVDLEDFFLTQVPIPKECSSLQRPTMSPCASPLQLTSTDEDRASRSTESQSSVLCRSSLPKGDFPPFQEPQNRLSHACRQLWGQSPPRCHESELLQAKRQCLQKGAPLANGSELTKVSPLEKARQQILTFSLHDCSLNHALDAAGGKEQLENSAPCRSSQSCQSSLNTEKPTPSDQQEHHPQIEDRSSEAAEPLSSWPPSASTLLRPSVVPRFRHWGLVPVFQSMRSKLEAFADIFLSPSKPSLPSTEGMSSLPPCPQENQDQVAAQPGSPRQGVNIEVKIAISEPRPRKRSCHHENEEEEAGSVVVSGRPPIRQWRLNEGDPAPHPRLGRSYSCPNFPGAHSWQASPVALSLSAQLRQRRHTVCSLEVSRELGRPIPPCLLKEVYPFSTPPVRLLFGPSVHTSHCDGSSYSSPVPSCCLESDPAHSRDLSPSSDGGQRMLGVDLDMGDSEMLASEQMIFSEAEIKGSQDNTIGKVSCIRIRKTPARQQANLTPMGLPRPVRLNKKEFSLEEIYTNKNYRTPTEKRSFETIFEVPLERNGTLIFTSQRKLKRAMEFREDGLPRKQRKARSRGGRRAGGRRAHPQPPELEEMLKQRLAELDALFEEGEEC; encoded by the exons ATGGAGTGCCCCCTCCTTGAAAGTGCACCAGAAGGGGATCCACAGCCATCCTCTACCTTTCAAAGGAAGGTCAGGCGTCGACGAGTCATCATATATAG ACCTGCTGCTGAGGAGCAGGGATCCCCCACCCTATGCCAGAAGCCCCTTGAGCAAGGCAGAACATCTTCCCTCCCATGTGGAGATGCAAGTCGGTCACCCACCAAGAGGCAACGGCTGCAGCAAGGGTCACCCCTGGTGGtggagaggaatgggggagtgtatGGCAGGATGGGAGAGACCCTGTGGCATGTGGCATCTCCCATGGAGAAGAAGCAACGGAAGGTGCTGGCTGTGGACCTGGAGGACTTTTTCTTGACCCAAGTACCT ATCCCAAAAGAATGTTCATCTTTGCAAAGACCCACCATGTCTCCCTGTGCAAGTCCTCTCCAGCTGACAAGCACAGATGAAGATAGGGCTTCCAGGTCAACAGAGAGTCAAAGTAGTGTATTGTGTAG ATCATCTCTTCCAAAGGGGGACTTCCCACCATTTCAGGAGCCTCAGAATAGGTTGTCTCATGCATGCCGGCAGCTATGGGGCCAGTCTCCTCCTCGGTGCCATGAATCAGAGCTCCTGCAAGCCAAGAGGCAGTGTCTCCAGAAAGGGGCACCCTTAGCAAATGGAAGTGAGTTGACAAAAGTGTCCCCGCTGGAGAAAGCCCGTCAGCAGATTCTGACCTTCAGCTTGCATGACTGCTCCTTGAACCATGCACTG GATGCTGCTGGTGGCAAGGAGCAGCTGGagaactcagctccttgcag GAGTAGTCAATCTTGCCAGTCATCTCTAAATACAGAAAAGCCCACCCCTTCAGATCAGCAGGAGCACCATCCACAAATAG AAGATAGATCTTCTGAAGCAGCTGAACCTCTGTCCTCCTGGCCACCCTCAGCTTCAACTCTTTTGCGCCCATCGGTAGTCCCTCGTTTTCGGCACTGGGGCCTGGTCCCCGTCTTCCAGAGTATGCGTTCCAAGCTGGAAGCCTTTGCTGACATCTTCCTTAGCCCGTCCAAGCCATCCCTTCCATCCACAGAGGGAATGTCCTCGCTGCCACCGTGCCCTCAGGAAAACCAGGACCAGGTGGCAGCCCAGCCAGGATCCCCACGCCAAGGAGTCAACATTGAGGTGAAAATTGCCATTTCAGAACCAAGGCCTCGGAAGAGGAGTTGTCACCATGAAAacgaggaagaggaggcaggcagtgtgGTGGTGAGCGGGCGACCCCCTATCCGCCAGTGGCGCCTGAATGAAGGGGACCCTGCTCCCCATCCCCGCCTTGGACGCAGCTACTCTTGCCCCAACTTTCCTGGGGCCCACTCTTGGCAAGCGTCCCCGGTAGCCCTTTCCCTCTCTGCGCAGCTACGACAGCGCCGGCACACAGTATGCAGCCTGGAGGTGTCCCGAGAGCTGGGTCGCCCCATCCCACCCTGCCTACTCAAGGAGGTGTACCCCTTCAGTACACCCCCTGTACGCCTCCTGTTTGGTCCCTCGGTGCACACTTCCCACTGTGATGGTTCCTCCTACTCTTCCCCGGTGCCTTCCTGCTGTCTTGAATCTGACCCGGCTCATTCCAG GGACCTCTCCCCCTCTTCAGATGGTGGACAGAGGATGCTGGGGGTTGACCTAGACATGGGTGACTCAGAGATGCTTGCATCGGAGCAGATGATATTTTCAGAGGCTGAGATTAAA GGTTCCCAAGACAACACCATAGGGAAGGTGTCCTGCATAAGGATCCGTAAGACACCTGCCAGGCAACAAGCAAACCTCACCCCCATGGGGCTTCCCCGGCCAGTCAG GCTGAATAAGAAGGAGTTCAGCCTGGAAGAGATCTACACTAACAAGAATTACCGTACACCCACGGAGAAGAG GTCATTTGAAACTATTTTTGAGGTGCCACTGGAACGCAATGGAACACTCATCTTTACCAGCCAACGCAAGCTGAAGCGAGCGATGGAGTTCCGGGAGGATGGCCTTCCACGCAAGCAGCGCAAAGCCCGCTCCCGTGGGGGGCGCAGGGCAGGAGGACGGCGAGCTCATCCCCAGCCACCGGAGTTGGAGGAGATGCTGAAGCAGCGACTAGCTGAGCTTGATGCCCTATttgaggagggggaagagtgcTGA
- the PRR14 gene encoding proline-rich protein 14 isoform X1, whose amino-acid sequence MECPLLESAPEGDPQPSSTFQRKVRRRRVIIYRPAAEEQGSPTLCQKPLEQGRTSSLPCGDASRSPTKRQRLQQGSPLVVERNGGVYGRMGETLWHVASPMEKKQRKVLAVDLEDFFLTQVPEIPKECSSLQRPTMSPCASPLQLTSTDEDRASRSTESQSSVLCRSSLPKGDFPPFQEPQNRLSHACRQLWGQSPPRCHESELLQAKRQCLQKGAPLANGSELTKVSPLEKARQQILTFSLHDCSLNHALDAAGGKEQLENSAPCRSSQSCQSSLNTEKPTPSDQQEHHPQIEDRSSEAAEPLSSWPPSASTLLRPSVVPRFRHWGLVPVFQSMRSKLEAFADIFLSPSKPSLPSTEGMSSLPPCPQENQDQVAAQPGSPRQGVNIEVKIAISEPRPRKRSCHHENEEEEAGSVVVSGRPPIRQWRLNEGDPAPHPRLGRSYSCPNFPGAHSWQASPVALSLSAQLRQRRHTVCSLEVSRELGRPIPPCLLKEVYPFSTPPVRLLFGPSVHTSHCDGSSYSSPVPSCCLESDPAHSRDLSPSSDGGQRMLGVDLDMGDSEMLASEQMIFSEAEIKGSQDNTIGKVSCIRIRKTPARQQANLTPMGLPRPVRLNKKEFSLEEIYTNKNYRTPTEKRSFETIFEVPLERNGTLIFTSQRKLKRAMEFREDGLPRKQRKARSRGGRRAGGRRAHPQPPELEEMLKQRLAELDALFEEGEEC is encoded by the exons ATGGAGTGCCCCCTCCTTGAAAGTGCACCAGAAGGGGATCCACAGCCATCCTCTACCTTTCAAAGGAAGGTCAGGCGTCGACGAGTCATCATATATAG ACCTGCTGCTGAGGAGCAGGGATCCCCCACCCTATGCCAGAAGCCCCTTGAGCAAGGCAGAACATCTTCCCTCCCATGTGGAGATGCAAGTCGGTCACCCACCAAGAGGCAACGGCTGCAGCAAGGGTCACCCCTGGTGGtggagaggaatgggggagtgtatGGCAGGATGGGAGAGACCCTGTGGCATGTGGCATCTCCCATGGAGAAGAAGCAACGGAAGGTGCTGGCTGTGGACCTGGAGGACTTTTTCTTGACCCAAGTACCT GAGATCCCAAAAGAATGTTCATCTTTGCAAAGACCCACCATGTCTCCCTGTGCAAGTCCTCTCCAGCTGACAAGCACAGATGAAGATAGGGCTTCCAGGTCAACAGAGAGTCAAAGTAGTGTATTGTGTAG ATCATCTCTTCCAAAGGGGGACTTCCCACCATTTCAGGAGCCTCAGAATAGGTTGTCTCATGCATGCCGGCAGCTATGGGGCCAGTCTCCTCCTCGGTGCCATGAATCAGAGCTCCTGCAAGCCAAGAGGCAGTGTCTCCAGAAAGGGGCACCCTTAGCAAATGGAAGTGAGTTGACAAAAGTGTCCCCGCTGGAGAAAGCCCGTCAGCAGATTCTGACCTTCAGCTTGCATGACTGCTCCTTGAACCATGCACTG GATGCTGCTGGTGGCAAGGAGCAGCTGGagaactcagctccttgcag GAGTAGTCAATCTTGCCAGTCATCTCTAAATACAGAAAAGCCCACCCCTTCAGATCAGCAGGAGCACCATCCACAAATAG AAGATAGATCTTCTGAAGCAGCTGAACCTCTGTCCTCCTGGCCACCCTCAGCTTCAACTCTTTTGCGCCCATCGGTAGTCCCTCGTTTTCGGCACTGGGGCCTGGTCCCCGTCTTCCAGAGTATGCGTTCCAAGCTGGAAGCCTTTGCTGACATCTTCCTTAGCCCGTCCAAGCCATCCCTTCCATCCACAGAGGGAATGTCCTCGCTGCCACCGTGCCCTCAGGAAAACCAGGACCAGGTGGCAGCCCAGCCAGGATCCCCACGCCAAGGAGTCAACATTGAGGTGAAAATTGCCATTTCAGAACCAAGGCCTCGGAAGAGGAGTTGTCACCATGAAAacgaggaagaggaggcaggcagtgtgGTGGTGAGCGGGCGACCCCCTATCCGCCAGTGGCGCCTGAATGAAGGGGACCCTGCTCCCCATCCCCGCCTTGGACGCAGCTACTCTTGCCCCAACTTTCCTGGGGCCCACTCTTGGCAAGCGTCCCCGGTAGCCCTTTCCCTCTCTGCGCAGCTACGACAGCGCCGGCACACAGTATGCAGCCTGGAGGTGTCCCGAGAGCTGGGTCGCCCCATCCCACCCTGCCTACTCAAGGAGGTGTACCCCTTCAGTACACCCCCTGTACGCCTCCTGTTTGGTCCCTCGGTGCACACTTCCCACTGTGATGGTTCCTCCTACTCTTCCCCGGTGCCTTCCTGCTGTCTTGAATCTGACCCGGCTCATTCCAG GGACCTCTCCCCCTCTTCAGATGGTGGACAGAGGATGCTGGGGGTTGACCTAGACATGGGTGACTCAGAGATGCTTGCATCGGAGCAGATGATATTTTCAGAGGCTGAGATTAAA GGTTCCCAAGACAACACCATAGGGAAGGTGTCCTGCATAAGGATCCGTAAGACACCTGCCAGGCAACAAGCAAACCTCACCCCCATGGGGCTTCCCCGGCCAGTCAG GCTGAATAAGAAGGAGTTCAGCCTGGAAGAGATCTACACTAACAAGAATTACCGTACACCCACGGAGAAGAG GTCATTTGAAACTATTTTTGAGGTGCCACTGGAACGCAATGGAACACTCATCTTTACCAGCCAACGCAAGCTGAAGCGAGCGATGGAGTTCCGGGAGGATGGCCTTCCACGCAAGCAGCGCAAAGCCCGCTCCCGTGGGGGGCGCAGGGCAGGAGGACGGCGAGCTCATCCCCAGCCACCGGAGTTGGAGGAGATGCTGAAGCAGCGACTAGCTGAGCTTGATGCCCTATttgaggagggggaagagtgcTGA
- the PRR14 gene encoding proline-rich protein 14 isoform X3, whose amino-acid sequence MSPCASPLQLTSTDEDRASRSTESQSSVLCRSSLPKGDFPPFQEPQNRLSHACRQLWGQSPPRCHESELLQAKRQCLQKGAPLANGSELTKVSPLEKARQQILTFSLHDCSLNHALDAAGGKEQLENSAPCRSSQSCQSSLNTEKPTPSDQQEHHPQIEDRSSEAAEPLSSWPPSASTLLRPSVVPRFRHWGLVPVFQSMRSKLEAFADIFLSPSKPSLPSTEGMSSLPPCPQENQDQVAAQPGSPRQGVNIEVKIAISEPRPRKRSCHHENEEEEAGSVVVSGRPPIRQWRLNEGDPAPHPRLGRSYSCPNFPGAHSWQASPVALSLSAQLRQRRHTVCSLEVSRELGRPIPPCLLKEVYPFSTPPVRLLFGPSVHTSHCDGSSYSSPVPSCCLESDPAHSRDLSPSSDGGQRMLGVDLDMGDSEMLASEQMIFSEAEIKGSQDNTIGKVSCIRIRKTPARQQANLTPMGLPRPVRLNKKEFSLEEIYTNKNYRTPTEKRSFETIFEVPLERNGTLIFTSQRKLKRAMEFREDGLPRKQRKARSRGGRRAGGRRAHPQPPELEEMLKQRLAELDALFEEGEEC is encoded by the exons ATGTCTCCCTGTGCAAGTCCTCTCCAGCTGACAAGCACAGATGAAGATAGGGCTTCCAGGTCAACAGAGAGTCAAAGTAGTGTATTGTGTAG ATCATCTCTTCCAAAGGGGGACTTCCCACCATTTCAGGAGCCTCAGAATAGGTTGTCTCATGCATGCCGGCAGCTATGGGGCCAGTCTCCTCCTCGGTGCCATGAATCAGAGCTCCTGCAAGCCAAGAGGCAGTGTCTCCAGAAAGGGGCACCCTTAGCAAATGGAAGTGAGTTGACAAAAGTGTCCCCGCTGGAGAAAGCCCGTCAGCAGATTCTGACCTTCAGCTTGCATGACTGCTCCTTGAACCATGCACTG GATGCTGCTGGTGGCAAGGAGCAGCTGGagaactcagctccttgcag GAGTAGTCAATCTTGCCAGTCATCTCTAAATACAGAAAAGCCCACCCCTTCAGATCAGCAGGAGCACCATCCACAAATAG AAGATAGATCTTCTGAAGCAGCTGAACCTCTGTCCTCCTGGCCACCCTCAGCTTCAACTCTTTTGCGCCCATCGGTAGTCCCTCGTTTTCGGCACTGGGGCCTGGTCCCCGTCTTCCAGAGTATGCGTTCCAAGCTGGAAGCCTTTGCTGACATCTTCCTTAGCCCGTCCAAGCCATCCCTTCCATCCACAGAGGGAATGTCCTCGCTGCCACCGTGCCCTCAGGAAAACCAGGACCAGGTGGCAGCCCAGCCAGGATCCCCACGCCAAGGAGTCAACATTGAGGTGAAAATTGCCATTTCAGAACCAAGGCCTCGGAAGAGGAGTTGTCACCATGAAAacgaggaagaggaggcaggcagtgtgGTGGTGAGCGGGCGACCCCCTATCCGCCAGTGGCGCCTGAATGAAGGGGACCCTGCTCCCCATCCCCGCCTTGGACGCAGCTACTCTTGCCCCAACTTTCCTGGGGCCCACTCTTGGCAAGCGTCCCCGGTAGCCCTTTCCCTCTCTGCGCAGCTACGACAGCGCCGGCACACAGTATGCAGCCTGGAGGTGTCCCGAGAGCTGGGTCGCCCCATCCCACCCTGCCTACTCAAGGAGGTGTACCCCTTCAGTACACCCCCTGTACGCCTCCTGTTTGGTCCCTCGGTGCACACTTCCCACTGTGATGGTTCCTCCTACTCTTCCCCGGTGCCTTCCTGCTGTCTTGAATCTGACCCGGCTCATTCCAG GGACCTCTCCCCCTCTTCAGATGGTGGACAGAGGATGCTGGGGGTTGACCTAGACATGGGTGACTCAGAGATGCTTGCATCGGAGCAGATGATATTTTCAGAGGCTGAGATTAAA GGTTCCCAAGACAACACCATAGGGAAGGTGTCCTGCATAAGGATCCGTAAGACACCTGCCAGGCAACAAGCAAACCTCACCCCCATGGGGCTTCCCCGGCCAGTCAG GCTGAATAAGAAGGAGTTCAGCCTGGAAGAGATCTACACTAACAAGAATTACCGTACACCCACGGAGAAGAG GTCATTTGAAACTATTTTTGAGGTGCCACTGGAACGCAATGGAACACTCATCTTTACCAGCCAACGCAAGCTGAAGCGAGCGATGGAGTTCCGGGAGGATGGCCTTCCACGCAAGCAGCGCAAAGCCCGCTCCCGTGGGGGGCGCAGGGCAGGAGGACGGCGAGCTCATCCCCAGCCACCGGAGTTGGAGGAGATGCTGAAGCAGCGACTAGCTGAGCTTGATGCCCTATttgaggagggggaagagtgcTGA